Within Actinomycetes bacterium, the genomic segment CGAGCTGGCCAAGCAGCTGTCGACCGACGAGTCGCCGGCGTTCATCAACGGGCTGCTCGCCCGGATCTTGGCAATGAAGAGCGTGGCGGGCCCGTCAGCCGACTAGCCTGCGTTAGGTGCGCGGGACCCAGCTGAGCAGGGGCAACTACCTGTCCTACGCACTCGGCTCGGTAGGCACCGCGGGCTTCTCCACGGTCCCGGGCCTGCTGCTCGCCTACTACCTGACCAACATCCTCGGGGTGGCCGCTGGTGCGGCTGCGTTCGTGGTGGTGCTTCCCAAGATCTGGGATGTCGGGTTCCTGCCGGTGGTGGGCAACCTGTCCGACCGGTCGGTCGGGCGGAGGGGCAGCCGTCGTCCGTTCCTGCTGCTCGGAGGCGCCACGCTGCCGGTGCTGTTCGCGCTCATGTTCGCCGCCCCGCCGTCCGCCGGGTCGGTCGTGGGGGCGCTGTGGGTGTTCGTGTTCTTCCTGCTCGCGGCCAGCGCCTTCGCGGTGTTCCAGGTGCCCTATATCGCCATGCCGGCAGAGATCACCGACGACCCGGAGGAGCGCACCACCGTCATGTCCTGGCGGGTGGCCTTCCTCGGCGGCGGGATCCTGCTGTTCGGCGCCGGAGCACCAGCGCTGAAGGACGCCATGGGCGGGGGCGCCGGGGGATACCTCGTCATGGGCATCGTGGTCGGTGCGCTGATCGGCCTCGGGATGCTCGGCTGCTGGTGGGGGCTGCGCCGCACCCGGATCCTGCACCGAGCCGAGGCCGAGCCGTCGCTGCGGGTCCAGCTGTTGGTGGCCCGGCAGAACCGACCGTTCGTGTTCCTGCTGTCGGCGTTCTTTCTGCAGGCGCTGGCGACCGGTGCCATGCTCGCGGGCGCGCAGTACTACGCCACGTACGTCCTGGGCAAGGAGTCGCTCATCACGGTGCTGTTCGTGTGCCTGGTCGGGCCCGCCGTGCTGGTGATGCCGCTGTGGGCGGCCGTCGGTCACCGGATGGGGAAGCGAGCCGGGTTCCTGGCCGCGTCGCTGGCGTTCCTCGCCGGGACGGTGCTGCTCGCCTTCTCCCGCTCCTTCCCCGACGGCGTGGTCTACCTGGTCGTGGCCCTGTGCGGCGTCGGCTACGCCGGCATGCAGATGTTCCCGTTGGCGATGCTCCCGGACACCGTGGCGGCCGATACGGCCGTGTCGGGAAAGCGCCGGGCCGGCATCTTCACCGGATTGTGGACGGCGGGGGAGACCACCGGGTTCGCCCTTGGCCCGGCGCTGGTGCTGGGCGTCCTCGCGGTGACCGGCTTCGTCTCCACCACGGGGGACAAGACGGTCGCGCAGCCGTCGTCCGCCGTCACGGGTGTGCTGCTGTCGTTCAGCGTGGTGCCGGCCGTGCTGCTCCTGCTCAGCCTGCCGTTCCTGCGCCGCTACGAGCTGGAAGCCGTCGAGCCGACCGATCGTGCCGAGGACGAGGGGGAGAGGGTATGAACCTTCCGGAACAGGGCCTGACGGCCGACGAGATCCTGGCCCGGCTCGACGTGATGCGCGCTGACGACGTGCCGACCCATGGTGGCAAGACCTACGCCTACGTCTACGACTCGGGCCTGGACGGCCTGGACGAGCTGGCGGCCCGGGCGCACCGGCTGTTCCAGTCCGCCAACGGGCTCGACCCCACGGTGTTTCCCAGCATCGCCACGCTGGAGAACTCGGTGGTCGGGATGGTCGCCGGGCTGCTGGGCGGGTCCGCGGGCACCGCTGGCACCGTGACCAGTGGGGGCACCGAGTCCTGCATCCTCTCGGTCAAGACCGCCCGCGAGCACTGGCTGTCCGCCCACCCGGACGGCGGCCGCCCCGCGGTGGTGCTGCCGGAGACGGCCCACCCGGCGTTCCACAAGGGCGCCTACCTGCTCGGCGTCGACGTCGTCACCGTGGCGGTGGACCCGGCGACCTTCCGGGTCCGGCCGGACGACGTCGCGGCAGCGATCGATGCGCACACAGCCATGGTCGTGGTCAGCGCGCCGTCCTACGCCCACGGCGTCATCGACCCGGTGGGCGAGGTGGCGGCGCTCGCCGCGCGGCACGGGGTGCTGTGCCACGTCGACGCGTGCATCGGCGGGATGCTGCTGCCCTACCTGCGCCGGCTGGGTGTCCCGCTGCCGCCCGTCGGGATCGACGTCCCCGGGGTCACGTCCTTGTCGGTCGACCTGCACAAGTACGCCTACGCGACCAAGGGCACCTCGGTCCTGCTGTTCCAGGACGCCCAGCTGCGCCGACACTCCTACTACGCGTTCGCCGGGTGGCCGGGCTACCCGGTGGTGAACTCCACGCTCCAGTCGACCAAGTCGGCCGGACCGCTGGCGGCTGCGTGGGCCGTGCTGCACTCGGTCGGTGAGCAGGGCTACCTCGAGCTCGCCCGTCGTACCCGCACGGCCACCGAGCAGATCGCGTCCGGGGTGGACTCGATCGAGGGGTTGCGGGTGCTGGTGCCACCGGACTCGTCGCTGGTCTCGGTGGTGGGGGACGCCGACGTCGACGTCCTGGTGGTCGCCGACGAGATGCGGGAGCGGGGCTGGTACGTGCAGCCGCAGCTGGCCTTCAAGGACATGCCGCGCAACATCCACCTCACCGTGACGGCGGCCTCGTTGGGCCGGGTCGAGCCGCTGCTGCGTGACCTGGCCGCCTCGGTCGCCGCGGCACGTGACCTGCCGCCGGCCGCCGTCGACCCGGAGCTCGCCGTGCTGGCCGGCTCGCTCGACCCGGACACCCTCGGGCCCGAGCAGATGGACGCCGTGCTGCAGGCGGCCGGGTTCGCCGGAGGGTCCGCGCTGCCCACCCGGATGGCTCCGGTGCTGGCTCTGCTCGAGGCGCTGCCCTCGGCCCTGCAGGAGCGGCTGCTGCAGGAGGTCATCGGGCGGGTGTTCACCGCGGTGCCCTCGGTGGGATTCGAACCCACACTGGACGGTGTTTGAGACCGCTTCCTCTGCCATTGGGATACGAGGGCGTGCGGTCCAGGATATCGACGCGACTAGGCTGTTCCGACATGATCGACCCCGCGCCGCGCCGCGTCGTCATCGCCGAGGACGAAGCACTCATCCGGATGGACCTCAAGGAGCTGCTCCAGGAGGCCGGCTACGCGGTGGTCGGCGAGGCGGGGGACGGCGAGACCGCGGTGCGGCTGGCCGAGGAGCTGCGGCCCGACCTAGTCGTGCTGGACGTGAAGATGCCGGTCCTCGACGGTATCTCAGCGGCCGAGCGGATCACCGAGGCCCGGCTGGCCGCGGTGCTCGTGCTTACCGCGTTCTCCCAGCGTGACCTGGTGGAGCGGGCCCGGGACGCCGGCGCGATGGCCTACGTGGTGAAGCCGTTCCAGGCCAGCGACCTGGTCCCGGCCATCGAGATGGCCGTCGTGCGGTACGCCGAGCGGGTCGCCCTCGAGGACGAGGTGGCCGACCTGACCGATCGGCTGGAGACCCGCACGCTGGTGGACCGGGCCAAGTCGGTCCTGCAGACCGAGCACGGCATGACCGAGGCGCAGGCGTTTCGTTGGATCCAGAAGGCGTCCATGGACCGGCGTCTGAGCATGCGAGCGGTGGCCGAGGCGTTGCTCGCCGGGGGCACCGGCGACCCTGACTCTGCGTGACCGCTACCCCCTGGTAGGTCACAAAGCCACAACATCGTGCTCACTCCTGGGTCGCTACGGGCTCTTTGCGGCCCCTTGTGGTCTAGGTTCGGACCCCTACAGCGGGCCCACCTGGTCCCAGGGTCCGCCTGACGCGTCCCTTTGAAGGAGATTCTGAATGAATCGATCCACCGTGTGGCGGTCGGCCGCCGTGCTCGGCGCGGCGAGTCTCGCGCTTGCCGCGTGTGGCGGCAGCAGCTCCGGCGGTGCCGGCACCAGCGCCTCGGCGTCGGCGAGCAGCACCATCCCCGTCAACAAGGGTCCGCTGGTCATCGGCAGCGTGCTGCCGCAGACCGGTTCGCTGGCCTTCCTTGGCCCCCCCGAGTTCGCTGGCGTCGCACTGGCCATCAAGGACATCAACGCCGCTGGCGGGGTGCTCGGCCAGCCGGTCACCAACATCCCTGGCGACTCGGGTGACACCTCGACCAACATCGCGTCGCAGACCGTCGACCGGCTGCTGTCGCAGAAGGCTGACGTGATCATCGGCGCGGCTTCGTCGTCGGTGACTCTGACGATCATCGACAAGATCACGAGCGCGGGCGTGCTTGAGATCTCGCCGGCGAACACGTCGATCAAGCTGTCCACCTACCCCGATCACGGCCTGTACTGGCGTACTGCACCGCCGGACACCTTCCAGGGAGCCGTGCTCGGCAACCTGGTGGCCAAGGACGGCAACGCCACGGCGGGTGTGCTGGCCCTGCAGGACGCCTACGGTGAGGGACTGGCGAAGACCTTCTCGGAGAAGTTCACCTCCTCGGGTGGCACGGTGACCAAGCAGGTCATCTACGACCCCAAGGCGCCCGACTTCTCGGCCGAGGTCTCCCAGATCAAGGCGACGAACCCGGACGCCGTCGTCCTGATCGGCTTCGACGAGTCCAAGAAGATCCTGCAGGAGCTCATCAAGCAGGGCATCGGTCCGGACAAGAAGAAGCTGTACCTGGTCGACGGCAACCTGTCCAACACTCTCGCTACCGGTCTGCCGGCCGGCATCATGAACGGCGTCAAGGGCACCACGCCCGGTGCGCAGGCGCCCGATGCCTTCCGCCAGCAGCTGCTCGCGGTTGACCCGAAGCTGACCGACTTCTCCTACTCGGCTGAGTCGTACGACGCGGTGATCCTGGCCGCGCTCGCTGCGGACGCTGCGAAGAACGTCGACGGCCGGGCGATCGCGACCAAGATGGTGGACGTGTCCAAGGGCGGCGTCCAGTGCACCACGTACAAGGACTGCCTTGCCCTTCTCAACGCGGGCAAGGACATCAACTACGACGGCGTCAGCGGTCCGGTGGACTTCTACGACAACGGTGACCCGTCGAAGGCGACCATGGGCATCTACCAGTTCGGCAAGGACAACAAGTACGCGCCGATCGCCATCCAGTACGTGACCGGCGACGTTCCCGCGGCCACTGGCTGATCTTCTGGGGGACAAACAGCGGGGCCCGGCCGATGGCCGGGCCCCGCTGTTGTACGCCTGGAGTGGTCGAGCCCCCTGTCAGGCCTTCGCCAGGGTGCCCAGGTACAGCTCGATGACCTTGGGGTCGTTGGCGAGCTCGGAGCCGGTGCCGGTGTAGGCGTTGCGGCCCTGGTCCAGGACGTAGCCCCGGTCGCAGATCTGCAGGCAGCGCCGGGCGTTCTGCTCCACCATGATCACCGTGACTCCGGTCCGGTTGATCTGCTTGGTGCGGATGAAGACCTCGTCCTGCATGACGGGCGAGAGCCCCGCCGACGGCTCGTCCAGCAGCAGCACCGAAGGCTCCATCATCAGCGCCCGGCTCATCGCCACCATCTGCCGCTCCCCACCGGACAGGGATCCGGCGCGCTGTTTGCGCCGGTCCGCGAGGGCGGGGAAGAGGCCGGCGACGAACTCGAATCGCTCGGCGAACCGCTTGGGGGCCTGGTACAAGCCCATCTGCAGGTTCTCCTCGATGGTGAGACTCGGGAACACGTTGTTGGTCTGGGGGACGAACCCGATGCCCTTGTGGACCAGCTTGTTCGCCTTCAGCCCGGTGATGTCCTCACCGGCCAGTGTCACGGTCCCGGTGGTGACCTTGACCAGTCCGAAGAGGGCCTTGAGCAGAGTCGACTTGCCGGCCCCGTTCGGGCCGATGATGCCGACCAGCTCGCCTCGCTTGGCGTAGAAGTCGCAGCTGTTCAGGATGGTGACGCCCGGCAGGTAGCCGGCCACCAGCTCGTCAGCGACCACCAGGGCGCCCGCAGCCTCGGCCGAGTGCTCGCTACGGTCGCTGATCACCCGGGCGCCGGTGCGCGCCGCTGCGTCAAGGTCGAGCTCACGTTCGCGCTCGTGCGGGTCCATGGTCATGTCGGGTGTCCTTCGTCCGGCTGTTCGCTCGGCGGGCCGGTGTACCCGGCGTCACCGTGCCGCAGCTGATCCTCGTCCTCGGCCAGCTGCCGCTGCTCGTCCTCGATGGTCAAGGGGGCGTCGTGATGCGACCCGAGGTAGGCGTCGACCACGGACTGGTCCGCCATGATCGAGTCAGGGGGACCCTCCGCGATGACGCGGCCCTCGGCCATGACGACGACCCAGTCGCTGATGTCGCGCACCATGTCCATGTCGTGCTCGACGAACAGCACCGTCATGCCGTCCTCGCGCAGCTGTTTGACATGGCCGAGCAGGGACTGGGTCAGCGCCGGGTTAACGCCGGCCATCGGCTCGTCCAGCATCACAATCTCGGGCTCGACCATGAGCGCCCGCGCCATCTCGAGCAGCTTGCGCTGGCCGCCCGAGAGGCTGCCGGCGAAGTCCTCGCTCTTCTCGTGCAGCTTGAAGCGGGTCAGCAGGTCCTGGGCCCGCTCGGTGACCTTCTGCTCCTGAGCACGCCAGAGCATCGGCAGCAGCGCGGTGAGGAACCGCTCGCCCTTCTGGTCGGTGGCGCCCAGCCGCATGTTCTCCAGCACGGTGAGCCTGGACAGCGCCTTGGTGAGCTGGAAGGTGCGCACCATGCCCATCCGGGCCACCTTGTGCGGCGGCACACCGGCCAGTGGCCTGCCGTTAAACGACCATTTGCCCTGGTCGGGCTGGTCGAACCCGGTCAGCAGGTTGAAGAAGGTGGTCTTGCCGGCGCCGTTGGGCCCGATCAGGGCAGTGATGGCGCCGCGCTGGATCTCGACGTGGTCGACGTCGACGGCGGTGAGGCCGCCGAAGGTCCGGGTGATCCCGTCTGCCACCAGGATCGGGTCCGGTTTCGGGGCGCCGGGGACCCGCGGTACGTCGGCCAGGGCGGCGACCGCCTGGTCGCGCCGGGTGGTGGCGGGTGCGTCAGCGGGCATCGAGTGCGATCTCCCTCTTGTCGCCGAAGATCCCTTGCGGTCTGAAGATCATGAGGAGCATGAGCCCCAGCCCGACCAGCATGAACCGGACGGCGCCGACCTGCTGGGTGTCCATGATCCAGGTCGGGATGACGCCAGCGGCAACCGCCTGGGTGAGGAAGTTGTCGGTGAAGGCCAGCGCGGCCCAGAAGATGATCGAGCCGACGATCGGGCCGA encodes:
- a CDS encoding MFS transporter — its product is MRGTQLSRGNYLSYALGSVGTAGFSTVPGLLLAYYLTNILGVAAGAAAFVVVLPKIWDVGFLPVVGNLSDRSVGRRGSRRPFLLLGGATLPVLFALMFAAPPSAGSVVGALWVFVFFLLAASAFAVFQVPYIAMPAEITDDPEERTTVMSWRVAFLGGGILLFGAGAPALKDAMGGGAGGYLVMGIVVGALIGLGMLGCWWGLRRTRILHRAEAEPSLRVQLLVARQNRPFVFLLSAFFLQALATGAMLAGAQYYATYVLGKESLITVLFVCLVGPAVLVMPLWAAVGHRMGKRAGFLAASLAFLAGTVLLAFSRSFPDGVVYLVVALCGVGYAGMQMFPLAMLPDTVAADTAVSGKRRAGIFTGLWTAGETTGFALGPALVLGVLAVTGFVSTTGDKTVAQPSSAVTGVLLSFSVVPAVLLLLSLPFLRRYELEAVEPTDRAEDEGERV
- a CDS encoding aspartate aminotransferase family protein, producing the protein MNLPEQGLTADEILARLDVMRADDVPTHGGKTYAYVYDSGLDGLDELAARAHRLFQSANGLDPTVFPSIATLENSVVGMVAGLLGGSAGTAGTVTSGGTESCILSVKTAREHWLSAHPDGGRPAVVLPETAHPAFHKGAYLLGVDVVTVAVDPATFRVRPDDVAAAIDAHTAMVVVSAPSYAHGVIDPVGEVAALAARHGVLCHVDACIGGMLLPYLRRLGVPLPPVGIDVPGVTSLSVDLHKYAYATKGTSVLLFQDAQLRRHSYYAFAGWPGYPVVNSTLQSTKSAGPLAAAWAVLHSVGEQGYLELARRTRTATEQIASGVDSIEGLRVLVPPDSSLVSVVGDADVDVLVVADEMRERGWYVQPQLAFKDMPRNIHLTVTAASLGRVEPLLRDLAASVAAARDLPPAAVDPELAVLAGSLDPDTLGPEQMDAVLQAAGFAGGSALPTRMAPVLALLEALPSALQERLLQEVIGRVFTAVPSVGFEPTLDGV
- a CDS encoding response regulator, whose product is MIDPAPRRVVIAEDEALIRMDLKELLQEAGYAVVGEAGDGETAVRLAEELRPDLVVLDVKMPVLDGISAAERITEARLAAVLVLTAFSQRDLVERARDAGAMAYVVKPFQASDLVPAIEMAVVRYAERVALEDEVADLTDRLETRTLVDRAKSVLQTEHGMTEAQAFRWIQKASMDRRLSMRAVAEALLAGGTGDPDSA
- a CDS encoding ABC transporter substrate-binding protein, with amino-acid sequence MNRSTVWRSAAVLGAASLALAACGGSSSGGAGTSASASASSTIPVNKGPLVIGSVLPQTGSLAFLGPPEFAGVALAIKDINAAGGVLGQPVTNIPGDSGDTSTNIASQTVDRLLSQKADVIIGAASSSVTLTIIDKITSAGVLEISPANTSIKLSTYPDHGLYWRTAPPDTFQGAVLGNLVAKDGNATAGVLALQDAYGEGLAKTFSEKFTSSGGTVTKQVIYDPKAPDFSAEVSQIKATNPDAVVLIGFDESKKILQELIKQGIGPDKKKLYLVDGNLSNTLATGLPAGIMNGVKGTTPGAQAPDAFRQQLLAVDPKLTDFSYSAESYDAVILAALAADAAKNVDGRAIATKMVDVSKGGVQCTTYKDCLALLNAGKDINYDGVSGPVDFYDNGDPSKATMGIYQFGKDNKYAPIAIQYVTGDVPAATG
- a CDS encoding ABC transporter ATP-binding protein; this encodes MTMDPHERERELDLDAAARTGARVISDRSEHSAEAAGALVVADELVAGYLPGVTILNSCDFYAKRGELVGIIGPNGAGKSTLLKALFGLVKVTTGTVTLAGEDITGLKANKLVHKGIGFVPQTNNVFPSLTIEENLQMGLYQAPKRFAERFEFVAGLFPALADRRKQRAGSLSGGERQMVAMSRALMMEPSVLLLDEPSAGLSPVMQDEVFIRTKQINRTGVTVIMVEQNARRCLQICDRGYVLDQGRNAYTGTGSELANDPKVIELYLGTLAKA
- a CDS encoding ABC transporter ATP-binding protein is translated as MPADAPATTRRDQAVAALADVPRVPGAPKPDPILVADGITRTFGGLTAVDVDHVEIQRGAITALIGPNGAGKTTFFNLLTGFDQPDQGKWSFNGRPLAGVPPHKVARMGMVRTFQLTKALSRLTVLENMRLGATDQKGERFLTALLPMLWRAQEQKVTERAQDLLTRFKLHEKSEDFAGSLSGGQRKLLEMARALMVEPEIVMLDEPMAGVNPALTQSLLGHVKQLREDGMTVLFVEHDMDMVRDISDWVVVMAEGRVIAEGPPDSIMADQSVVDAYLGSHHDAPLTIEDEQRQLAEDEDQLRHGDAGYTGPPSEQPDEGHPT